Part of the Allofrancisella frigidaquae genome is shown below.
AAGGCAGTAATTATACATATAGTTATAGTAGTGATGTTATATGTATTATCTTATATAAGTTTGCTTAAATTTGATTCTACTGTGAGGTTACAAGCACAGATTGTAGAGGCTTCTAAGCAGATGCAAGTTATACAAGCTACTTCTATAACAAGTGGTGAACTTAACAATCAGATTCAAACGTACGAACAACAGCAGCAAAAGCTACGTAAAATTAGAGAGGCTGTAGATAAAGCTAGAGAGCAAGCAATTATAAAAGCCAAAGAAGAGGCTAAACGCAAAGCTTCTGAAGAAAGACTAGCTAAAGCAGAGGCTGAGAGGCTTAGATTAGAACAAGAGAAAAAAGAACAAATCGAGGCTCAAAAAAAAGCTCAAGAAGAAGCTAAACGCAAGGCAGAAGCCGAAAAACTTAAGCTAGAGCAGGAGAAAAAAGCTAAGCTTGAAGCCCAAGAGAAAGCAAAGAAAGCAGCTAAAGAGGAAGTTGAACGTAAAGCTCGTGAAGAGAGATTGGCAAAAGCCAAAACAGAAGCAGAAGCTGCTGCGAAAAAACAGATAGAACAAAATCAAGCACAATCAGCAATAGCTAGTTATATTTCTGAATATCAAGATAGGGTAGGATCTAACTGGATAAAGGATTCGTGTAGAGGTATATATGATTTGCCTAGAGCAATAATTAGAAATGGTAGGTTTGTAAAGTTAACAGGAACTTCCGGTAACTATAGTTGTGATCAGTCACTTGTTGATGCGATAAAGAATACTACTCCACCAACCATATCAAATAGTGTGGCTAAGCAAACAATACAGAGTGAAAATATAAGCTTTATATTTAAGCAGTCGTAGTTTTAAGTAAGGAAATTAAGCAATGAAAAAGATAATAGCAGTATTTGCAATATTAATGTTTTTAGTTTCTAGTTTACAGGCAGAGTTAGTAGCGGAGGTAACAACGGGAGTTATCAAAAAACCCCTAGTGTCACTGATTAGTAATAATGTAATAGATCAGTTTCCTCAAGATGTAAACTCAGTTGTAGTATCAGATTTTAACCATAATGGTAAGCTAAAAGGTAATGCCAGTATACAGTATGAAATAAAAGATAAACATGAAATTCCTTGGAAAAATATTAATGCTGACTATGTTGTATTTACTAAGTACACAAAAAATTCTTACAATAACTACACTGTAGAAGTACAGATTCTTAAAAGAAACAACACAGGTTACATACAGTCTGTAACTTATAGCAATATAAACGTTTCTTTGATGAGAACTTTAGCTCATAAGATTTCAAATTATGTGTATCAAAAGATTACTGGAGAACAAGGATTCTTTTTAACTAAGTTGGCATATGTTAAGGTAACAAACCCTTATGCAAGATATGGTAGAGTTTATGAACTTATTATTTCTGATTATGACGGTTATAATAAACATACTGTACTAAAACAAACCGATAACCCTATAGCAACACCATCTTGGTCAAATGATAGTAAGTTTATAATATACTCTAGTTATAGCGGTGGTAGCATGGGCGTGTATAAACTTGAGATTGGAACTGGTAAGGTTACAAAAGTGACTAATTATAAAGGAATAAATAGTTCTCCAGCATATTCACCAGATGACAGTAAGATTGTTCTAGCGTTATCAAAAGGTTACTCAGAGCAGACAAATATATATATATTGAATTTAGTAACAAAAGCTTTAAAGCAATTAACTATAAATGGTATAAATACAGCACCTAAGTTTTCTCCAAATGGTAAGAGTGTAATATTTACATCAGATAGGGGTACAAGACCAAACATATATATCGCGCCTGTTGATTCTAAATATCCGCAGTCTTCTATATTAAGTAGTAAAATATATCAAGGTTATGAGCCTAACTATACTTCAGATGGTAAGAATATCGTATTTATGTATCAACAAGCTAGATCAACAGGTACTCAAATAGCTAGTTTTAATTTAGCTAGTGGTGATATTACTACACTTACTAATGGTAAAGCAGATGCCTCACCAACAGTTTCCCCATTCGGTGATATGATAGCTTATATTACTACTAATTCAAAAGGACATAATTCTTTGGATATGGTATCATTAGATGGAGAAAACCAATTTAGTGTTGAAAGTATTGGAGATACACAAACTCTTATTCAGTCTCCAAGTTGGTCACCTAAAAATTTTTAAGGCTAATAAATGAAAATGAGAGTGTTTTTATTATTTATATTTGTTTTACTTGGTGGATGTGCTTGGTATCAAGGACCAGAACTGATGCCAAATGCAAATGCTGACCTAAGTGGTTCTGAGCTTACTGAAACTGATGGGCCAGGCTTTATTAGCACCCTTGAATCTGCAGATAACCACGGTGGTAAATATGTAGATGATAGTGGGAATTATAATGTTACAAATTTTGATAATGTTACTTAAACTACGGGAGTATAAACTAATGAGAGATAAAATTTTAGGATTAGCAGCTATAAGTTCAGTTTTATTATTAGCTAGCTGTTCTAGTACTAGACCAGATAATAGCAATCTTATAAAGGATAAGTATGCTGGCGTTGATAGCTCACAGGCTTTAGAAATGTCTTCACAGATATTTGGTTCTGAGAATATGAGTTCAGACCAAGTAGAGAAGATGAAGCAAGAGTTGATGGAAATTAATTGTAGGTCAGTATATTTTGGCTTTGATAGTTATGATATAACAGACGATGCAAAAGCATGTTTAGACAAAACAGCAGATTATTTAGTTGCTCATCCAGACCAGCCACTTAAATTATCTGGTAACACTGACCCTAGAGGAAGCGAGAAGTACAACTTTAATCTTGGTCAAAAGCGTGGTGATGCTGTATATAAGTATTTGTTGTCAAGAAATGTAAATCAAGATCAAATGTGTGTAGTAAGTTATGGTAAATTAAAACCAGCTGCTGAGCCAACTCAATTTTATGATGAGTTTTGTGCAGGTGGGTTAAACGATGCATGTATCTACAAAGCGTCTGAAAAGGCTTACTATTTAGATAGAAGAACTGATCTTGACTTTGGTGTTAAATGTGATGAGTCTGATTCTTCTCAGCCAATAGCTCAAATGTAATTTAAACTTCAACTATTTTTTTCTATCAAATTGCTCTAAAATAACCCTCATAATTTTTTTATTTAAATAAGTGGTATGATTAAAATTCCTAAAATTGGTTTTGTAAGCCTTGGGTGTCCTAAAAATTTAGTAGATTCAGAACGTATAATTACTAAATTAAAAGCTGAAGGCTATGATCTTGTTGATAGTTATGAAATGGCTGATATGGTTATAGTTAATACATGTGGCTTTTTAAATTCAGCTATAGATGAGTCTCTAGAAGTGATTGGTGAAGCAATTGCTGAGAATGGTAAAGTGTTAGTAACTGGTTGTTTGGGTAATAAGGCTGAACTTATCAAAGAAAAACATCCAGAAGTTTTAAGTATCACAGGTCCACAAGATTATGAAAATTTAATCGAAGCTGTGCATACTCATGCGCCAATTTTTGCTAATGACTTTGTATCTTTGGTGCCTCCACAAGGGATAAAACTGACTCCAAGACACTATTCATACCTAAAAATATCAGAAGGATGTAATAATACTTGTACTTTTTGTATTATTCCAGATATACGTGGTAAGCTAAAAAGTCGCTCTATCGATAATATAATGAAAGAAGCTGAGAAGCTTAAAAATGCTGGAGTTAAAGAATTACTTGTGATATCTCAAGACACTTCTGCATATGGTGTTGATATCAAATATAAATCTGGTATTTGGAGAGATAAAGAGTATCAAAGTAATATTTTAGATCTTGCTACAGCTTTAGGTGATTTAGATATTTGGACAAGGTTACATTATGTTTATCCGTATCCTCATGTGGATAAAATTGTACCACTTATGGCTCAGGGGAAAATACTGCCTTATTTAGATGTGCCTTTACAGCATTCATCACCAGAAGTTTTAAAGAGAATGAAGCGTCCTGCACATACGCAAAAGACTTTAGATAGAATAAACAAATGGCGTGATATTTGCCCAGATATAACTATTCGTAGTACTTTTATTGTTGGTTTTCCAGGTGAGACAGAAGAAGATTTTGAGCATTTATTAGATTTTGCAGAAAAAGCGCAGCTTGACAGGGTAGGTTGTTTTAAATATTCTGAAGTTGAAGGAGCTAAGGCAAATGGTTTTGATAATCTTATTTCCGAAGAAGTTAAACAACAACGTTTAGATGAGTTTATGGGGTTACAAGCTCAAATAAGTGCTGATAAGTTACAAAGTTTTATAGGTACAGAGCAGCAGATAATTATAGATTCTATTAATAAAGATGAAAATTATGCTATTGGGCGAACTAAATATGATGCTCCAGAGGTTGATGGTCAGGTAATCGTTGGCGATGCAATTGAGAGAGGTTTAAAAGTAGGAGAATTTGCTACGGTTGAAATAACAGAATCTACCGAATATGATCTTATAGCTGATTAGGGTCCTGTTGCAACCTAAAATTATATGTCTTTAACTGTATCAAAAATGCTCTCGAAATGCTTTGTTTAGGATCACAAAGAGATGTTCCTCAATATCATTATTTTGCTTCTGCAAGTTTTTCATTAATTTGATTAAGTATAATAGTTGCATTAGCTTTGCTATCATCTTTAATATAAATAGCTGATTGATCTTTATTATCTTTAGCGGATTGGACTACAATATTAATAGAGTCACCACTAGGAGAAACAGCTTTAATTTCAGATTTTTTCTGATCAACTGTTTGCTCTGTAGTGGTATAGTTATTTTCTTTTAATACTTCTTGAACAGCTGAAAAGACAGTATCTCTACTTTTTGCATATGCGTTATAAGCATCTGGGTTTTCCATCCACTCATATGCTAAAGCTCCAACTGCAACACTGGCTAAAACTAAACCTGTAACAGCAACAGCTTCAGCTGTGCATGATGTAAGTGCCACAGAAGCTGCTAATAGTGTAGCTATTGTAAGTAATTTTTTCTTCATCATAATTTTCCCTCGCTATTATATTGTTTGTATAAATTAAAAGTCTAACAAATTCATTATAGCAAGCTGTTGCTATATTCTAAACTATTTTTATTTATTTATATTGACAATAATGTCTAAATTAGAATATATTGTTTAAATAGTTGTTTTGAGTATGAAGAAATGCGTGTTGAATTAAGATCTTATAGTGATATCGCACAAGCGATAAGTAAGCTTCTTTATCCTTTTGCTGAGGTTGTTATTCATGACCTAAGTAAAAATAGAATAGAAGCAATATTTAATCCTATATCTAGAAGAGAAGTCGGTGATTCATCATATTTAGATCATATAGATTTTAAAGCTTATGACAAATTATTATCTGTAATAGGTCCTTATGAGAAGCTAAATTATGATGGACGGAAGATGAAATGTATTATTACTGTTATTCGAGATGATAAAGGTATCGTAGTAGGAGCATTATGTATAAATTTAGATGTTTCTGTTTTTGATAAGTATCGAGCTTTAATAAATATGTTTTTGCCAGATGATGGTAATCAAATAGCAAAAGATGAACAAAATCTATTTAAGGATACTTTATATGAAAAGATAAATGGTTTTGTACAAAAATATTGTATAGATAAAAACTTGTTGTTAGATAATTTAAATCGTGCACAAAAAAAAGATTTAATTTTAGAGCTTAAAAATCAAGGAGCGTTAGATGGTAAAAATGCTAGTTATTATATTGCTAGGGCATTAGGTATTAGTCGAGCAACGGTTTACAACTATCTCAAATAAAACTTTAAAGGAGAAAAAATGTTGATTATATTAGGAGCTGTAGTGGGTTTTGTGGCTAGTTTTATATCTACACTGCTTGGCGGTGGAGCTGGATTGATAGCAACACCAGCTTTTTATTATATTATTGTTCATGTATATGGTCCAAGTTATGCAATGCAAATAGCATTGGCTACGTGTTGCGGTATGTCTATATGCTTGAGTTTGATAGCTACTTATAAGCATCAACGTAAAGGAAATATTCAGTTTGGAGAGCTAAGATATTATTTAATAGCTTTGGCCATAGGTGCTGTGATAGGAGGATTAATTGTTAAGCATATAGATACGATTTTATTAAAGCATATTTTCTCTGTGATACTTGTATTAAGTGGTATCTGGATGATTTTACATAATGATAGTAAAATTGTGAAGCTACCATCAAAAATTGCGTATCCAATCTGTGGGGTGTGTGGTGTATTAAGTATACTTGCTACTTCCACAACCTTTGTAACTATGTTTTTTATAAAGATGGGTGTGGATATAAAAAAAGCCATTTCGATTGCAAGCGTGTGTGTAGTTATTAGTTCAAGCATTGCTACTGTTATGTTGGTGTATGGTATTAATGTCGATGTGCCTAATACATTTGGTTATTTAAGTATACCTCTGCTTTTATCAGCTATCCCATTTTCTGTAGTTGGTAGTTTATTAGCAGTTAAATACTTAGGGATAATATCTCCAAGGTTATTAAAGATGCTATTTATTGCATTGATGTTTATATCTGCGGTAGTTATGGTTCTATAAAGGTTTGAAAATAAAAAATTTTATTGTATACTTTGTATCTCTTTGGAGAGGTGTCCGAGTGGTTGAAGGAGCACGCCTGGAAAGCGTGTATAGCTTAACAGCTATCGAGAGTTCGAATCTCTTCCTCTCCGCCAGTGTAGAACTGGAATATCTTATGGTGTGATATTATGTCACTGTAATTAAATAT
Proteins encoded:
- the tolA gene encoding cell envelope integrity protein TolA, giving the protein MANLNYRKILGYFRKQIDNNPFLIKAVIIHIVIVVMLYVLSYISLLKFDSTVRLQAQIVEASKQMQVIQATSITSGELNNQIQTYEQQQQKLRKIREAVDKAREQAIIKAKEEAKRKASEERLAKAEAERLRLEQEKKEQIEAQKKAQEEAKRKAEAEKLKLEQEKKAKLEAQEKAKKAAKEEVERKAREERLAKAKTEAEAAAKKQIEQNQAQSAIASYISEYQDRVGSNWIKDSCRGIYDLPRAIIRNGRFVKLTGTSGNYSCDQSLVDAIKNTTPPTISNSVAKQTIQSENISFIFKQS
- a CDS encoding PD40 domain-containing protein gives rise to the protein MKKIIAVFAILMFLVSSLQAELVAEVTTGVIKKPLVSLISNNVIDQFPQDVNSVVVSDFNHNGKLKGNASIQYEIKDKHEIPWKNINADYVVFTKYTKNSYNNYTVEVQILKRNNTGYIQSVTYSNINVSLMRTLAHKISNYVYQKITGEQGFFLTKLAYVKVTNPYARYGRVYELIISDYDGYNKHTVLKQTDNPIATPSWSNDSKFIIYSSYSGGSMGVYKLEIGTGKVTKVTNYKGINSSPAYSPDDSKIVLALSKGYSEQTNIYILNLVTKALKQLTINGINTAPKFSPNGKSVIFTSDRGTRPNIYIAPVDSKYPQSSILSSKIYQGYEPNYTSDGKNIVFMYQQARSTGTQIASFNLASGDITTLTNGKADASPTVSPFGDMIAYITTNSKGHNSLDMVSLDGENQFSVESIGDTQTLIQSPSWSPKNF
- a CDS encoding OmpA family protein, whose amino-acid sequence is MRDKILGLAAISSVLLLASCSSTRPDNSNLIKDKYAGVDSSQALEMSSQIFGSENMSSDQVEKMKQELMEINCRSVYFGFDSYDITDDAKACLDKTADYLVAHPDQPLKLSGNTDPRGSEKYNFNLGQKRGDAVYKYLLSRNVNQDQMCVVSYGKLKPAAEPTQFYDEFCAGGLNDACIYKASEKAYYLDRRTDLDFGVKCDESDSSQPIAQM
- the rimO gene encoding 30S ribosomal protein S12 methylthiotransferase RimO — encoded protein: MIKIPKIGFVSLGCPKNLVDSERIITKLKAEGYDLVDSYEMADMVIVNTCGFLNSAIDESLEVIGEAIAENGKVLVTGCLGNKAELIKEKHPEVLSITGPQDYENLIEAVHTHAPIFANDFVSLVPPQGIKLTPRHYSYLKISEGCNNTCTFCIIPDIRGKLKSRSIDNIMKEAEKLKNAGVKELLVISQDTSAYGVDIKYKSGIWRDKEYQSNILDLATALGDLDIWTRLHYVYPYPHVDKIVPLMAQGKILPYLDVPLQHSSPEVLKRMKRPAHTQKTLDRINKWRDICPDITIRSTFIVGFPGETEEDFEHLLDFAEKAQLDRVGCFKYSEVEGAKANGFDNLISEEVKQQRLDEFMGLQAQISADKLQSFIGTEQQIIIDSINKDENYAIGRTKYDAPEVDGQVIVGDAIERGLKVGEFATVEITESTEYDLIAD
- a CDS encoding DUF3568 family protein, whose amino-acid sequence is MMKKKLLTIATLLAASVALTSCTAEAVAVTGLVLASVAVGALAYEWMENPDAYNAYAKSRDTVFSAVQEVLKENNYTTTEQTVDQKKSEIKAVSPSGDSINIVVQSAKDNKDQSAIYIKDDSKANATIILNQINEKLAEAK
- a CDS encoding helix-turn-helix transcriptional regulator, encoding MRVELRSYSDIAQAISKLLYPFAEVVIHDLSKNRIEAIFNPISRREVGDSSYLDHIDFKAYDKLLSVIGPYEKLNYDGRKMKCIITVIRDDKGIVVGALCINLDVSVFDKYRALINMFLPDDGNQIAKDEQNLFKDTLYEKINGFVQKYCIDKNLLLDNLNRAQKKDLILELKNQGALDGKNASYYIARALGISRATVYNYLK
- a CDS encoding sulfite exporter TauE/SafE family protein; translated protein: MLIILGAVVGFVASFISTLLGGGAGLIATPAFYYIIVHVYGPSYAMQIALATCCGMSICLSLIATYKHQRKGNIQFGELRYYLIALAIGAVIGGLIVKHIDTILLKHIFSVILVLSGIWMILHNDSKIVKLPSKIAYPICGVCGVLSILATSTTFVTMFFIKMGVDIKKAISIASVCVVISSSIATVMLVYGINVDVPNTFGYLSIPLLLSAIPFSVVGSLLAVKYLGIISPRLLKMLFIALMFISAVVMVL